The genomic stretch CCGATGACAGATTTGGGCGTTCATGGTGAAAACTATGCTGACTACTGGAAGACAATTGGCACCGTCAACGGCGCATGGCTTGGTCTCCCTGTCAAGGCTGACCCCAAGACTCTGGTCTGGTACAGCCCCGCTAACTTCACTGCCGCCGGCTACGAAGTTCCCACCACATGGGACGAACTGGATGCTCTGGTTGAGCAGATGGTTGCCGATGGCGTGACCCCCTGGTCCCTCGGTATGGAATCCGGTGACGCCACTGGCTGGACCGGTACGGACTTCGTTCAGGACATCATGCTGGTTCAACAGGGCCCCGACTACGTTTTGGGCATCATTGACGGCTCGATTCCTTACAATGATCCTGGTGTGAAACAAGCCTGGGAAACCTACGGCAAGTGGGCTATGGGCGATGAATACACCGTTGGTGGCGCAGCTGGCACCGTTTCAATCGGTTTCAACGACGCTATCCTCAAAGTATTCTCCGATCCTGCAGAGGCCATGATGGTCAAACAGTCTGGCTTTGCTGGCGGCACGATCCTGGAAACCTATCCCGACCTGGTCTTTGGCGAGGATTACGCCTTCTTTGGCGTCCCCGGTGCCCAGGGCCTGCAGGGTGGTTCTGACTGGATGATGTCCTTCAGCGACTCCAATGCCGTCAAGGCGCTGGTAGCCTTCCTGAGCAGCACGCTGGGTGGCGAAAAATGGGCGCAAGTTGGCTTCGACCTGACCCCGAACATGGCCGGCGAAACCGCTTACACCGATGCAGCTTTATTGATGAAGGCTGCAATTCTGGCCAATGCATCCGGCTTCACCCCCGATATTGGCGACTCCATCCCCGGTGGCTTCGGCAGTGCTGAATTCTCTGGCATCACCGAATACGTCAATGGCGGCACCCTGGACTCCATCCTGGACAACCTGACACAAGTACAAGCTGACGCCTTAGCTGAGTAAAAACGCTATTTGAACAAAATATCAGAGGTGCTGTGACCCAGCACCTCTGATTGTAATTGGAGGAACTATGGCAAAACCCAGAGCGTCTGCGGTGATGAAGCAGGGAAAACTGACCCCTTGGTTTTACTTGCTTCCCGCACTAATCGTAATGAGTTTTTTTATTGTCTATCCAATGATCAACACCCTCGCCCTAAGTTTTCAAAACAAGGACAGCACAGCCTCCGCTGCGACGACTTGTCGAGAAGGGCAGCCCTGTTGGGGCGTTTTTGAGAATTACCGCTACGCACTAACTGCGGAATTGGATACGACGGATTTTCAAACAACCTGGCAATCTTTTTGGACCTCTTCTTACGGCAATACCCTGAAATGGATCGTATTCATGGTCTCCGGCACGGTCATCCTTGGCCTCTTGGTCGCTGTCCTGGTGGACCGGGTGAAGTATGAATCGCTGGCGAAATCCATGATTTTCCTGCCAATGGCGATCTCATTTGTCGGTGCCGGTGTGATCTGGAAGTTTATGTATAGTTATGGCACAGGACAAGTGCAAATCGGGCTCCTCAATGCCATTATCACCGCCATGGGTTTCGATCCGGTGCCCTTCCTCTCCAAAGTGGGGCTGAATACCTTCATGCTGATCATCGTCGGGGTCTGGATGTGGACCGGTTTCTGTATGACCGTCCTCTCTTCGGCCTTAAAATCGGTGCCCCAGGAGCTTCTGGAGGCTTCCCGGAT from Chloroflexota bacterium encodes the following:
- a CDS encoding carbohydrate ABC transporter substrate-binding protein codes for the protein MKKHAFTILSVLMVFVFVLAACAPKTTETAAPTEDMAETEEVAVEPTEEVVETEVVASDIDCMGAEPGDTITMLYQWSGVEEENLNKILAPFVEACGVVIEPESTRDQALLDTRVQAGTPPDITFWNVTQLTQYQDLLVPMTDLGVHGENYADYWKTIGTVNGAWLGLPVKADPKTLVWYSPANFTAAGYEVPTTWDELDALVEQMVADGVTPWSLGMESGDATGWTGTDFVQDIMLVQQGPDYVLGIIDGSIPYNDPGVKQAWETYGKWAMGDEYTVGGAAGTVSIGFNDAILKVFSDPAEAMMVKQSGFAGGTILETYPDLVFGEDYAFFGVPGAQGLQGGSDWMMSFSDSNAVKALVAFLSSTLGGEKWAQVGFDLTPNMAGETAYTDAALLMKAAILANASGFTPDIGDSIPGGFGSAEFSGITEYVNGGTLDSILDNLTQVQADALAE
- a CDS encoding sugar ABC transporter permease translates to MKQGKLTPWFYLLPALIVMSFFIVYPMINTLALSFQNKDSTASAATTCREGQPCWGVFENYRYALTAELDTTDFQTTWQSFWTSSYGNTLKWIVFMVSGTVILGLLVAVLVDRVKYESLAKSMIFLPMAISFVGAGVIWKFMYSYGTGQVQIGLLNAIITAMGFDPVPFLSKVGLNTFMLIIVGVWMWTGFCMTVLSSALKSVPQELLEASRIDGANEFQVFFKIMLPIISPTVVVVITTMVINVLKLFDIVYVMTGGNFKTQVIANRMYTEMYKNFQTGRGTAIAVVLILAIIPFIFMNVKRFMAQEAMR